The genomic interval GGAGTACGGCCTGGACACCCGGGGTGGACAGGGCGAGCTGTGGAGTCGCGGCGGCCCCGCCGAGTCGCTGTGCTTCTCCGGCGCGAACCTCGTGCCGTTGCGCGGCGGGCCGGATGATCTGCGCGCTTTCGCCGAGCGGGCGGCGCGCTGGCCGCGGTTGTGCTCGTCGGTGGTGGGCCGGCAGGAGTTGGCGCTGCCGCTGTGGGAGATGCTGGCCGACCGCTGGGGCCCGGCCCGTGACCTGCGGGCCGACCAGCCACTGCTCGCGCTCGACGGCCCCGCCTACGCCGTGGCCGATCCGCGCGTGCGCCGGGTGCGGGCCGACGAACTGGACCGCTATCTGGTCGCCGCGATCGCCATGTTCACCGAGGAGATCGGCGTCGATCCCCGCGCCGGGGACGGCGGCCGCAGTTACCGCCGCCGGGTGGCGAGCCTGATCCAGGCGGGCCGGGCCTGGGCCCGGTTCGAGGACGGCGTGGTCGTCTACAAGGCCGAGGTCGGTGCGGTATCGCGGCGTACCGGGCAGATCCAGGGCGTCTGGGTGCACCCGGAGTGGCGTGGCCGGGGCCTCGGCACCTCGGGCACCGCGGCGGTGGCCAACGCGGTGGTCGCCTCGGGTCGTACCGCGAGCCTGTATGTCAACTGCTACAACGAGGTCGCCCGGCGCGCGTACGCGAAGGTCGGATTCCGCCAGGTCGCCACGTTCGCAACGGTTCTCGTCGACTGAGGCCGGAAATCGCGGGCGCGCCCGCGTCGTGTCGTCCCGGTCGCGGGAGGCCGGCTGGCTACCATCGCTGTCGATGTCGACACCCGAAAGACGTTGTGTGGGGCGCGGCCTCGCGCCGCGAAGACGTACGGCCGCGCTGCTGTCGGCCGCCGCGCTCGCGCTGGCGGTGAGCGGCTGCGGTTCCGGCTCCCAGGGCCCGGTGGCCGTGGCCGACGACTTCCTGGCAGCGGTCGCCCGGCACGATGTGGCAGGTGCCGGGAAGCTCACCAACCAGCCCGACAAGGCAAGCGCCGCACTGGCTTCGGCATGGGACAGGCTGCAGGCCGAGGAAGTGACCGCGCACACCGGCGACGCCCGCGTCACCGGTGACACCGCCACCGTCGACTACACCTACCGCTGGCGGTTGCCGAAGAACCGGATCTGGACCTATACCGGACAGCTGCAGATGGGCCGCAGCGACGGCCGCTGGCAGGTGCGCTGGACGGCATCGGACATTCACCCCAAACTCGGCGACACCCAGACCATGGAGCTGCGCGCGACGCCCGCGCCGCGCGCCCGCGTCAACGAACGCTCCGGCAGCGATGTGCTGATTCCCGGTACGGTGCACCCGATTTCATTCACCGCGAGTGCCGCGCCGGACCCTGGTTACGTGGCCGCGGCCCTCGCCGAGGCCCTGCATCCCTTCGACGAAACCCTCACCGCGGACTCGGTCCGTACCGCCGCGGGCAAGAGCTCCGGCCCGTACACCGTTGCCGCCCTGACCGATTGGGAGTTCGAGCAGATACGCGACGACCTGCTCGGACTGCCCGGCGTGCGCTTCGGCGAGCAGGCGGACCTGGTCGCCGTCGACCGACATTTCGCCCCGGACCTGATGACGCAGATCCGCAAGACGGTCGCCGACGAGGTCGACGGCAAGGCGGGCTGGTCCGTGGTCACCATGAACGCCAACGGCGCCGACGTCGACGTGCTGCACGAGGTGGACCCGCAGCCCGCGCCGTCGTTCTCGCTGAGCATCGACCGCAATGTGCAGAACGCCGCGCAGCGGGCCGTCGATGTGCGGACCGAGCAGGCCATGATGGTGGTGTTGCAGCCTTCTACGGGCGCTGTACTGGCGGTGGCTCAGAATCGGGCGGCCGATGCCGACGGCCCGGTCGCCACGTCGGGGCTGTATCCGCCGGGTTCCACCTTCAAGACGGTGACGGCGGCCGCGGCGATGGCGGCGGGCACCGCGACTCCGGAGACGGTGGTGCCGTGCCCGAGCCGGATCGTGATCGGCGAGCGCACCATCCCGAACTACGAGCTGTTCACCATCGGCGACGTGCCGATGGCGACCGCGTACGAGCGGTCCTGCAACACCGCGTTCGCCAAGATCGCCAGCGAACTGTCCCCGGACGCGCTGACCGACGCGGCGGCCCGGCTCGGGATCGGCCCGGATTACACCGTGGTCGGGCTGCCGACGGTGTCCGGTTCGGTGCCTCCGGCGCGGGAGCAGGTGCAGCGCACCGAGAACGGCATCGGCCAGGGCAAGGTGGTGGCGAGCCCGTTCGGGATGGCGCTGGTCGCCGCGACCGTCGCGCACGGCTCGGCGCCGACGCCCTATCTGATCGCGGGCTACCGGACCGAGGTGAACGGCGACCGCCCGGCGTTGTCGCCGAAGGTGGCCGAGGGCTTGCGCATGATGATGCGCAAGGTGGTGACCGGAGGCACGGCCGAGCGGATCGCCGATCAGGGCGAGGTGTACGGCAAGACCGGTGAGGCGGAGGTCGAGGGCGGCTCGCATTCGTGGTTCATCGGCTACCGCGGCGATCTGGCCTTCGCGACTCTGCTGGTGCGCGGCGGTAGTTCGGACAATGCGGTCGCTGTCACCCGCGACATGCTGGCCGCTCTGCCGCCGGGTACCGCATAGCATTCGGGTTCACAAAAGAATTGTGTTGCAATCTCATTCGTACGGAACGTTTCCCGGGGACCTGGGAAAACTTCTGGCAAACGACGACGACCGGATGCCCGGCTGGGTGCGGCATCCGGTCGTCCGGTCGCAAGGAACGTGTTCGGCCGTGATTTATGGCGAGTGCACCTCCATTCCGCTCGTGGCCGTCGAGGCGGCGTTCTCGACGGGGGCGGCTCCGGCCGAGGCGTCCCCGAGCAGTTCCACGGCACCGGTACCGGCGAGGAGCATGCCCGCGGTGATGAGGGTGAGCGTCGAACGCTTCATGGTCTTCTCCCTTGTGGGTGAGCGAGATCCAATGGGCTCGAACTATCGGTCGCCGGCTTTGGCCGACTGGACCGACCGTAGAACGCGAGCAATCTCCTAGACAACCCCTCGATGCGCAATAGCACAGATCGCGGAAATCGCGCTGCAGGTCACGCGCGTGTCGGTAACCTTTTTGTTATTCGGCCCGGCGCAGACTGGCGGCGAGATGATGCTGTTTCGGCTGCCCGGCGGCGGCCATCCGCAAGGTGTAATCGATGGTGTCGCCCGACAATCGGATCGATCGGCCGAGCGCGGTGACCAGCTTGGCGGTGGTGGTGCGCCCGATGTGGGTCGAGTCCAGTTCCAGCCGCAGGCCGCCGTCGGCGACGTCGACGCTGCCCTCGCAGATCTCGGTGATCCCGGTCGGGTGGGCGAGGATCAGCTCGATGCGGTCCGGTCCGGCGCAGCGCAGGTAGCCGGTCTCGGCGTGCAGCGAACGACCGTCCTCGGCGTGCCGGGTCCGCTGCCGGTAAGTGAGGAACGGGCGGCCGACGTGACCGAAGTGGATCTCCTCGTGGTAATCGAACGCCTCGATCGTCGGATACTCCCCGTGGCCGGAGCCGCGCCAGACGCCCAGCAGCGGGGCGAGGTGGGCGATATCGGGATGAGGCGCGACGGCGGGCTGGGGTTCGAGCACGGCGGTCAGCATAGTGGCCGCGGGCCGCGGTGGCGCGCGGACGGCGCACCGGTTCGGCACGAATGCCCGTGACCCCGCTTGACGCCTCGCATCGGCACGCTGCTCAACCGCGCGAACACGGGTCGCGCCGGCCGGACACGCCGTGCCGGACCGGTGCCGTCGAACGATGTCCGCGTTTCGCGCCGTATGTCTGGTGAGATGAGACGAGCTGCCGTCGGCGCGGGGAGGTAGTAGGGGATGGGGATCGACGTGACGACGCGAACCGAGCCGCCGCGGCGTTCGGCGTTGCGGCAGTGCTGGGTGCTGGCAGTGCGCCTGGTCCGTCCGTCGCTGCGCAACGGCGAGGTGGTCACGGCACTGCTGTCGCCGGCGGTGTTCACGGTCGGGTTCTACGTGCCGCTGGATCGCGTGATGAACTTCGCCGGGCACGGACTCAGCAGCTACGCGCAATTCCTGATGCCGATGATCGTGATGCAGGCGGTGGCGTTCTGCGGCACCGCGGCGGCGTTCCGATCGGCCACCGACGCGCGCGACGGCCTGGACACGCGGTTCGCGACGATGCCGATGCCCGCGGCCGCGCCGCTGGCGGCCCGGACCGCGGCGGCGTTGTACCGGGTAGCGATCGCGCTGGCGGCGGCGGTGGTGTGCGGGTACACGATCGGGTTCCGGTTCTACGGTGACGCCTGGCAGACCGCCGCGTTCCTGTGTTTCGCCATGCTGCTCGGTCTGATGATGTGCCAGCTCGGTGATCTGCTGGGCGCGTTGTCGAAGAGTCCGGAGGCGACGACGCAGGTGCTGGTGCTGCCGCAGCTGATCCTCGGCATGGTGTCCACCGGGTTCGCGCCCGCGAGTCAGTTCCCGGATTGGATAAGGGGCTTCGCGCGCGACCAGCCGGTATCGCAGTTCGTGGGTACATTGCGGGTGCTGGCGGGCGACAGCGCCGGACGGGCCGGGGTGGCGAACTGGGCGTCGGCGGGGCCGGGGCTGGGCTGGACGCTGGCGGGCCTGGTCGCGTTCGGTGGCGCGTCGGTGTTGGTGGCGGTACGGAGGCAGCGATGACGACGCAGGTGCGGACCGCCTCGGCCACCGATCTGCCGGTGGTCGCGTTCCCGACCGAGACGTGGCGGCTGCTGCTGCCGCAGACGGTGGTGCAGACCCGGCGGCTGCTGGTGCGCTGGCGGCGCGATCCGCTGACGATGGCGCAGTCGCTGCTGTTCCCGGCCCTGTTGCTGGTGATGCTGAATACCGTACTGGGACGGCAGATTTCGGCGTTCTCGGGCGCGGACGCGCTGTACGGATCGGTGCCGATGGTGACCCTGGTGTCGGTGATGTCGGGCTCGCTGGCGGGGGCGATCACGCTCGGCCGCGAACGCGACGACGGTCTGCTGGCACGGTTCTGGGTGCTGCCGGTGCACCGCGCGTCGGGTCTGCTGGCGCGCGTTCTCGCCGAGGGGGTGCGCATCCTGGCGTGCACGCTGGTGCTGTTCGGCGTCGGTCTGCTGCTCGGATTCCGGTTCCGCCAAGGGCTTCCGGCGGCCGTGGCGCTGGTCGGGGTGCCGCTGATGTACGGGCTCGGGTTCGCGACCATGGTCACGGCCGTGGCGTCGTACTCCGCCAAACCCGCTCTGGTGGAGGCGATCTCGCTGGGATCCTCGCTGCTGATGTTCTTCTCCACCGGATTCGTGCCGCTGGCGGCCTACCCCGCGTGGGCGACACCGATTGTGGCGCACTCGCCGATGTCGTACGCGGTCGACGCCATGCGCGGGCTGTCGCTGGGCGGTCCGGTCCGCGAACCGTTGCTGGCGACCGTCGCGTGGTCGTCGGGCGCGATGCTGGTGTTCGCGGTCCCCGCCGTCATCGGCTACACGCGTGCCAGTCGGCGTTGATCCCCGGCCCGGGAGTGACAGCGGGCGATCACGACTATCGGGGCACGAACCGGGATGGTGGTCCCGCACCTACCGCAGGTCGTCGGCCACTCGGGCGACCAGGTTGGTGGAGTCGCGGGGGCTGAGGGCCATGGCGCGGAGTTGGTCGAACATTACCCCGAAGCGGCGAATCTCGTTGTGGCCCTCCACGATATCGTCTCCGGCGATGCCCTCGACGTAGACCAGTTCGGGGTCGGCGGGGTCGTGGAAGTCCAGGACGACGAAGGAGCCGACCATGGCGGGGTGCGCGCCCGCGTCGAACGGCAGCACCTGCAGGATGACGTTGCGTTTCTCCGCTTCCTCGACCAGTCGCAGCAACTGGCCCCGCATCACCTCGCGGCCGCCGACGACGCGCCGGATCGCCGCCTCGTCCAGCACCACCCACAGCTCCAGCGGCTCCTCCTTGGCGAGCAGCTTGGCGCGTTCGAAGCGCGCGCGCAGGCGCTGTTCGATGACCGCGGTCTCGACCTTCGGCATCGCGGTGTCCAGCACCGCCCACGCGTACTGTTCGGTCTGCAGGAGGCCGGGGATGAACGATGTCTGGAACAGCCGGGCCGAGAGCGCCTCGGTCTCGAAGTTGATGTAGGCCGCGTACACCTCGGAGACCGCCGCCTCGAAAGGCCGTGACATGCCGGGCTTCTGGGCTTCCTGGAGCAGTTGCAGCGCGTCCGACCGCTGCGGCTCCTCGATGCCGTACAGGTCCAGCATCGCCATCAGGGTGCGGCGCTGCGGGCGCGCCTGCGCCGTCTCGATCCGGTACAGCGTGGTGACATTGATGCCGGTGCGAGCGCTGACGACCTCCTTGCTGATCCCGGCGTTCTCGCGCATCTCCTGCAGAAGTGCGGCCAATCGCCTGAGCTGGACCGTCAGCACCGTCCGCTTGCCTGCCATCGTGCCCGTTCTCCTCTGAACGTGCCGCCTCTGTTGTGGCCTTCGCGTACGCCCGAGCGGCACTGTCGGCTTGCCGCGCCGCGCCCTTGTCGAGCTCGAGCATAACCATTGCGCCGGCGAACGAAGCCCCGCCACCGGAAAGCTGGTGGCGGGGCGGCGCAGTGGCGGCGCGATTGAGCGGGGTAGCTCGGTCGTGTACCCCACGGCGAGGTAACGCCGTGGGGTATGCGGCTCGGGGCGAAGTTATTCCGCTGCGGCGGCGAAGCCGGTGCGGAGGTCCTCGAGGATGTCGTCTATGCCCTCGATGCCGACGGCGAGGCGGACCAGGCCGGGGGTGACGCCGGAGGCCAGCTGTTCCTCGGGGGTGAGCTGGGAGTGGGTGGTGGAGGCGGGGTGGATGACCAGCGAGCGGACGTCGCCGATGTTGGCGACGTGGCTGTGCAGGGTCAGCGCGTCCACGAACTTCTTGCCCGCGTCGACGCCGCCCGCCAGCTCGAACCCGATGATCGCGCCGGTTCCCTTGGGCGCCAGCTGCTTTCCGCGCTCGTACCACGGCGACGACGGCAGCCCGGCGTAGGACACCGAGGTGACTTCTGTTCGCCCGGTGAGGAATTCGGCCACCGCCTGCGCGTTCTGCACGTGCCGCTCCACCCGCAGACTGAGGGTTTCCAGCCCCTGGCTGATCAGGAACGCGTTGAACGGCGAGATCGCCGAGCCGAGGTCGCGCAGCAGTTGCACCCGTGCCTTGAGCGCGTAGGCGGGCGCACCCAGTTCGGCGAACACCACGCCGTGGTAGCTGGGGTCGGGCGTGGTGAAGCCGGGGAAGCGCGACCTGCCGTCGGCGTCGGTGACCGTCCAGTCGAAGGTGCCGCCGTCGATGATCACGCCGCCGATGGCCGCGCCGTGACCGCCGAGATACTTCGTCGCCGAGTGCACCACGATGTCCGCGCCGTGCCGCAGCGGCTGGATCAGGTACGGCGTGGGCACGGTGTTGTCGACGATCAGCGGCACTCCCGCGGTGTGCGCGACCTCGGCGATGCCGGGGATGTCGAGGATGTGGTTCTGCGGGTTGGACACCGTCTCGCCGTACAGCGCCTTGGTATTGGGCCGGATCGCGGCGCGCCACTGCTCGAGGTCGTCGGGATCCTCGACGAAGCTGACCTCGACACCCAGCTTCGGCAGCGTGTAGTGGAAGAGGTTGTAGGTGCCGCCGTACAGCCGCGGGCTGGACACGATGTGGTCGCCCGCGTTCGCGATGTTGAGGATCGCGAAGGTCTCCGCCGCCTGCCCGGAGGCCAGCAGCAGCGCGGCGACACCGCCCTCGAGCGCCGCGATCCGCTGCTCCACCGCGTCCTGGGTCGGGTTGATGATGCGGGTGTAGATGTAGCCGGGCTCGGCGAGACCGAACAGCGCGGCGGCGTGGTCGGTGTCGCGGAAGGTGTAGGAGGTGGTCTGGTAGATCGGCAGGGCGCGGGCGTTGGTGGTGCCGTCGGGCACCTGGCCCACATGGACCTGCTTGGTCTCGAAGGACCAGTGCTGGGACGGGTCGGCCGGCGCGGCGGGGTCGGTCATCTGGCTCTCCTGGGGTGTGGATACGGACGTCGAGCGAACGGAACTACATTCCGCCGGTCGAGGGCATTGTTTGAATCGGCTGGATTCGAACTCCGCGCGTGTCGCCGGTCGGTGCGGGCGTGTCGGCATTCGCAGCGACTTCCCGGAATCGGCTCTGAACTGCCGTCTACGACCGCACCGCCGCGTCGCGCTGCCGCGCCTGCGGCCGGAGCCCGGCCAGGACCACCGTGAGGAGGTGGTTGGGGGCGCCGCGGCGGTGAGCGCGACGGGCCGCGGTGGCGGCGCCGACGAGCAGGTCCATGGCGTCGGCGGTGTCCAGGTCGGCGCGGACCGCGCCGGCTTGCTGGGCCCGGCGGAGCAGCACATCGAACCGAGTCCGGAACTGATCCCGAACCTCTTCGGGGACAATGGTTTCCGCGCCCGACTCCAAGGCTTCGCAGAGCGCCTGGTTCAGCGCCACCTCGTCGACCAGCTGGGTGAAGTAGTCGAGGAAGGTCCGGCCCGGGTCGGCGTCGGCCTCGGTGAGGGCCCGCGCACGCTCGACGAATCGCTCGAGGCGGCCACGCAGCACCGCCTCGTACAAGGCATCTCGGGTGGGGAAGTGCCGGTAGACCGTGCCGACGCCGACTCCGGCGCGGCGCGCGATCTCGTCGAACGACACCGCCAGGCCCTCGGCGGACAGCATGTCCCGTGCGGTGGACAACACCAGATCGCGGTTGCGGCGAGCGTCCGCGCGCATCGGTTTGGCAGCCTGGGCAGCTTCGTCGACCACCGCACGATCGTACCTGCGACATTGCGAAGTGGAGAAGATTCTCCGTATAGTCTGAAGCGGAGCTAACTCTCCGATTAGTTCGAGGGTGACAGATCGAGGAGAAACCACAGTGGACCAGGTTGTTTTCGTGACCGGCGCGACCGGGCAGCAGGGTGGAGCCGTCGCGTACCGGCTCCTCGGCGACGGGTGGCGGGTGCGCGCGCTGACCCGGAACCCGGACGGCGCGGCGGCTCGTGCGCTGGCGGCGGCGGGCGCGGAGGTCGTGGCGGGCTCGCTGGAAGACCCGGCGGCCATCGACCGCGGCGTGGCCGGAGCGTACGGCGTCTTCAGCGTGCATCCCGGACCGCTGTCTCCGGAGCAGGACGAGGTGAAGGCGGGCAGGGACATTGCCGACGCCGCGCTGAAACACGGTGTGGCACACCTGGTCTACAGCTCGGGCCTGGCCGCCGACCGGGGTGGCCATAATCGGCGCCTTCGCCGCCCTCGCCCTGGCGCGCCCCGGCGAATTCCGTGGCCGGACACTCGAATTGGTCGGAGACGCGTTGACGCCGCCCGAGGTGGCCGCCGAGATGAGCGCGGCCGTAGGGCGTCCGATCCCCTACCTCCAGCGGCCCATCGAGGAACTACGCCGCATCAACGAACGCTTCGCCCGCGGTTACGAACTCATCAACAGCGGCGCCATCAGCGACATCGATGTGGATGTCGCCGAACTGCGCCGACTGCACCCCGGCCTGATGACCCTGCGTGACTGGCTGAAACACCGTGGCGCGCAACTGCTCCGGCCACTACTGGGGTGAGCGCCCGGTCGGCTGTGACGGCGTGGTGAGCAGTTCGATGACCGCCTTGGCCTCCTCGGTGGTCGGGGTCGGCAGGCTGCCCCGGCCGTGGATCAGCCCGATGCCCAGATAGACCATGGTTCCGGCGCGCAGCCGGGCCTGGGTCGCGTCGAAGCCGAGTTCGAGCATGGTCTGCTCGACGATCTCGAAGATCTTGCGTTCCAGCGCCTGTACCGCGCCCGCCACCTTCGGATCGTTGCGCGCCCACTCGCGCACGGTAGCCTCGACGATCCAGGTGCTCTGGTCGACCAGCAGCGACGTCATGTTCTCGATGCGCTGCTCGACGGGGATGGAGTCGACGGCACCCAGCGCGCGGACGGCGTCGGCCTGCACGGCACTCCACCGCTCGGCCATGGCCTCCATCAGTTGCTGGATGTCGTCGAAATGCCAGTAGAAGCTGCCTTTCGTCACGCCCAGTTCGCTGCACAGCCGCGGAATCCTGCTGGCGCCCACGCCTTCTCGGGCCAGCAGTGCGAGCGCCCCGTCGACCCAGTCGTCGTAGGACAGGCGCGGCGTGCGGCTGCGACCGCGCCGCTGCGCCTCGGCCTTCTTCGATCGTCGCGGGCGAGCGGCGGACACCGGCTCGTCCGGGGAGGGCGTCCCGGCGGCCGGTTCCGGGGGGATCTGTGCGGCTGCCACGCCTCGATGCTAGGTCAGGGCTTGCGTGCCACCCCGCCGTACGCGGCGATGTCGCGCAGACCGGACAGTTCGTGCTCGGGACGGCGCCAGTGGGTGATCTTCCCGAAGCCGGGCTCGAGCAGTTCGTAGCCCTCGAAGACCGCGCGCAGCTGCTCCTGCGTGCGCGGATAATACGGTGCGCCACCGGATTTCGCGTATTCCTCGCACATCGCCACGTAGGTGGGGCTGTCCACGGTGCCGTCCCAGTACACCAGGTGACTGCCGGAAGGTACCGCGTCCAGCACGGTGTGGACGATGCGCAGCAGGTCGTCGTAGGTGCGGGCGTGCCCGAGCACGCCCATGAACATCACGACGATCGGCTGGGTGAAGTTCAGGATGTTCTTGGCCTCGGCGACGATCTGCTCCGGCTCGTGGAAATCCGCCTCGATGTAGGTGGTGACGCCCTCGTGGGTGGTGCTGGTCAGCAGGGCGCGCGCATGGGTGAGGACCAGGGGATCGTTGTCCACGTAGACGATTCGGGAATCCGGATTGATGCTTTGGGCGACCTGGTGGGTGTTCTGCATGGTGGGCAGCCCGGTGCCGATGTCGAGAAACTGCCGGAGGCCGACGTCCTGTGCCAGGTGGGTGACCGCACGGATGAGGAAACGCCTGCTCTCGGTCGCCATGGTCCCGATGTCGGGGTCGATCTGCAGGCTGGCGTCGCCGACTTCGCGGTCGATGTCGTAGTTGTCCTTACCGCCCATCCAATAGTTCCAGATCCGGGCGGAATGCGGTATGTCGGTACGGATCTCGGTGTTGTGCCCTGTCGGCATGTGGGGTCGGCTCCTCGTCGAGGTCCCGGAACGGTGCCGCCGCGCGGGAGGCACGAACGGGGTCGTTGTCTGATCTGTCCAGTGACAGTACAAGATTCGTCGCCGGTCGACAGCGGATCCGCGGACGGTTAACTGCCGATTGGCCGGGGCGGGCCGGACGCGGAGCGGCAAACCCGGGGCAGCGGTTCACCGGCCGGTGTTGACATATGCAGGTGATTGCCTGCATAATTTCGGGGTGCAATCCGAACCCGAGATGGACGCCGTCTTCAAGGCGCTGGCCGACGGCACTCGCCGGCTGCTGCTCGACCGGCTGCGCGAGCGCAACGGCCAGACGCTGCGGGAGCTGTGCGAGCGGGTCGACATGGCCCGGCAGTCGTTGACCCAGCACCTCGACATTCTCGAGCGGGCCGGGCTGGTGACCGTGCTGCGGCGCGGGCGCGAGCGGGTGCACTACATCAATCCGACACCGATTCACGACATCGAACAGCGCTGGATCTCGGTTTTCGACCGTCCTCGGCTGGATGTCCTGCGCGCCATCAAGAACCAGGCAGAGGAGT from Nocardia wallacei carries:
- a CDS encoding helix-turn-helix domain-containing protein, giving the protein MAGKRTVLTVQLRRLAALLQEMRENAGISKEVVSARTGINVTTLYRIETAQARPQRRTLMAMLDLYGIEEPQRSDALQLLQEAQKPGMSRPFEAAVSEVYAAYINFETEALSARLFQTSFIPGLLQTEQYAWAVLDTAMPKVETAVIEQRLRARFERAKLLAKEEPLELWVVLDEAAIRRVVGGREVMRGQLLRLVEEAEKRNVILQVLPFDAGAHPAMVGSFVVLDFHDPADPELVYVEGIAGDDIVEGHNEIRRFGVMFDQLRAMALSPRDSTNLVARVADDLR
- a CDS encoding ABC transporter permease gives rise to the protein MTTRTEPPRRSALRQCWVLAVRLVRPSLRNGEVVTALLSPAVFTVGFYVPLDRVMNFAGHGLSSYAQFLMPMIVMQAVAFCGTAAAFRSATDARDGLDTRFATMPMPAAAPLAARTAAALYRVAIALAAAVVCGYTIGFRFYGDAWQTAAFLCFAMLLGLMMCQLGDLLGALSKSPEATTQVLVLPQLILGMVSTGFAPASQFPDWIRGFARDQPVSQFVGTLRVLAGDSAGRAGVANWASAGPGLGWTLAGLVAFGGASVLVAVRRQR
- a CDS encoding GNAT family N-acetyltransferase produces the protein MRSVLEPSRRTRSSGARQLANRDLALVQQVLDTDPVASCMVAARLQEYGLDTRGGQGELWSRGGPAESLCFSGANLVPLRGGPDDLRAFAERAARWPRLCSSVVGRQELALPLWEMLADRWGPARDLRADQPLLALDGPAYAVADPRVRRVRADELDRYLVAAIAMFTEEIGVDPRAGDGGRSYRRRVASLIQAGRAWARFEDGVVVYKAEVGAVSRRTGQIQGVWVHPEWRGRGLGTSGTAAVANAVVASGRTASLYVNCYNEVARRAYAKVGFRQVATFATVLVD
- a CDS encoding peroxynitrite isomerase, producing MLTAVLEPQPAVAPHPDIAHLAPLLGVWRGSGHGEYPTIEAFDYHEEIHFGHVGRPFLTYRQRTRHAEDGRSLHAETGYLRCAGPDRIELILAHPTGITEICEGSVDVADGGLRLELDSTHIGRTTTAKLVTALGRSIRLSGDTIDYTLRMAAAGQPKQHHLAASLRRAE
- a CDS encoding TetR/AcrR family transcriptional regulator, which produces MVDEAAQAAKPMRADARRNRDLVLSTARDMLSAEGLAVSFDEIARRAGVGVGTVYRHFPTRDALYEAVLRGRLERFVERARALTEADADPGRTFLDYFTQLVDEVALNQALCEALESGAETIVPEEVRDQFRTRFDVLLRRAQQAGAVRADLDTADAMDLLVGAATAARRAHRRGAPNHLLTVVLAGLRPQARQRDAAVRS
- a CDS encoding bifunctional o-acetylhomoserine/o-acetylserine sulfhydrylase, producing the protein MTDPAAPADPSQHWSFETKQVHVGQVPDGTTNARALPIYQTTSYTFRDTDHAAALFGLAEPGYIYTRIINPTQDAVEQRIAALEGGVAALLLASGQAAETFAILNIANAGDHIVSSPRLYGGTYNLFHYTLPKLGVEVSFVEDPDDLEQWRAAIRPNTKALYGETVSNPQNHILDIPGIAEVAHTAGVPLIVDNTVPTPYLIQPLRHGADIVVHSATKYLGGHGAAIGGVIIDGGTFDWTVTDADGRSRFPGFTTPDPSYHGVVFAELGAPAYALKARVQLLRDLGSAISPFNAFLISQGLETLSLRVERHVQNAQAVAEFLTGRTEVTSVSYAGLPSSPWYERGKQLAPKGTGAIIGFELAGGVDAGKKFVDALTLHSHVANIGDVRSLVIHPASTTHSQLTPEEQLASGVTPGLVRLAVGIEGIDDILEDLRTGFAAAAE
- a CDS encoding SAM-dependent methyltransferase, translated to MPTGHNTEIRTDIPHSARIWNYWMGGKDNYDIDREVGDASLQIDPDIGTMATESRRFLIRAVTHLAQDVGLRQFLDIGTGLPTMQNTHQVAQSINPDSRIVYVDNDPLVLTHARALLTSTTHEGVTTYIEADFHEPEQIVAEAKNILNFTQPIVVMFMGVLGHARTYDDLLRIVHTVLDAVPSGSHLVYWDGTVDSPTYVAMCEEYAKSGGAPYYPRTQEQLRAVFEGYELLEPGFGKITHWRRPEHELSGLRDIAAYGGVARKP
- a CDS encoding ABC transporter permease, translated to MTTQVRTASATDLPVVAFPTETWRLLLPQTVVQTRRLLVRWRRDPLTMAQSLLFPALLLVMLNTVLGRQISAFSGADALYGSVPMVTLVSVMSGSLAGAITLGRERDDGLLARFWVLPVHRASGLLARVLAEGVRILACTLVLFGVGLLLGFRFRQGLPAAVALVGVPLMYGLGFATMVTAVASYSAKPALVEAISLGSSLLMFFSTGFVPLAAYPAWATPIVAHSPMSYAVDAMRGLSLGGPVREPLLATVAWSSGAMLVFAVPAVIGYTRASRR
- a CDS encoding penicillin-binding transpeptidase domain-containing protein; its protein translation is MSTPERRCVGRGLAPRRRTAALLSAAALALAVSGCGSGSQGPVAVADDFLAAVARHDVAGAGKLTNQPDKASAALASAWDRLQAEEVTAHTGDARVTGDTATVDYTYRWRLPKNRIWTYTGQLQMGRSDGRWQVRWTASDIHPKLGDTQTMELRATPAPRARVNERSGSDVLIPGTVHPISFTASAAPDPGYVAAALAEALHPFDETLTADSVRTAAGKSSGPYTVAALTDWEFEQIRDDLLGLPGVRFGEQADLVAVDRHFAPDLMTQIRKTVADEVDGKAGWSVVTMNANGADVDVLHEVDPQPAPSFSLSIDRNVQNAAQRAVDVRTEQAMMVVLQPSTGAVLAVAQNRAADADGPVATSGLYPPGSTFKTVTAAAAMAAGTATPETVVPCPSRIVIGERTIPNYELFTIGDVPMATAYERSCNTAFAKIASELSPDALTDAAARLGIGPDYTVVGLPTVSGSVPPAREQVQRTENGIGQGKVVASPFGMALVAATVAHGSAPTPYLIAGYRTEVNGDRPALSPKVAEGLRMMMRKVVTGGTAERIADQGEVYGKTGEAEVEGGSHSWFIGYRGDLAFATLLVRGGSSDNAVAVTRDMLAALPPGTA
- a CDS encoding TetR/AcrR family transcriptional regulator, with the translated sequence MAAAQIPPEPAAGTPSPDEPVSAARPRRSKKAEAQRRGRSRTPRLSYDDWVDGALALLAREGVGASRIPRLCSELGVTKGSFYWHFDDIQQLMEAMAERWSAVQADAVRALGAVDSIPVEQRIENMTSLLVDQSTWIVEATVREWARNDPKVAGAVQALERKIFEIVEQTMLELGFDATQARLRAGTMVYLGIGLIHGRGSLPTPTTEEAKAVIELLTTPSQPTGRSPQ